The following coding sequences lie in one Accipiter gentilis chromosome 31, bAccGen1.1, whole genome shotgun sequence genomic window:
- the FRMPD4 gene encoding FERM and PDZ domain-containing protein 4 isoform X2, with the protein MERDFGSGKKQPLGIPWDISGVMDEGEEEQFCLHRNKSSGWPHPSGTWSLNQGTPYGWEMTANRDGRDYFINHMTQSATFEDPRIESCQITPPAPRKVEMRRDPVLGFGFVAGSEKPVVVRSVTPGGPSEGKLIPGDQIIMINDEPVSTAPRERVIDLVRSCKESILLTVVQPYPSPKSAFISAAKKARLKSNPVKVRFSEEVIINGQVSETVKDNSLLFMPNVLKVYLENGQTKSFRFDCSTSIKDVILTLQEKLSIKCIEHFSLMLEQRVEGSGTKLLLLHEQETLTQVTQRPSSHKMRCLFRISFVPKDPIDLLRRDPVAFEYLYVQSCNDVVQERFGPELKYDIALRLAALQMYIATVTTKQTQKISLKYIEKEWGLETFLPSAVLQSMKEKNIKKALSHLVKANQNLVPPGKKLSALQAKVHYLKFLSDLRLYGGRVFKATLVGEKRSEVTLLVGPRYGISHVINTKTNLVALLADFSHVNRIEMFTEDESSVRVELHVLDVKPITLLMESSDAMNLACLTAGYYRLLVDSRRSIFNMANKKNTGSRETGTENRGKHNLLASEWNCIPKTTTFLAEGDQETQMSFADPKQKTVDVSESLLCQKEHRHLYIENTYNSGGFDQHLAKPSDPTEAEETRNFNQPSLLSLSGLESSKKAQDSPRGAKVSFIFGDHNLDGINPQTLGYERLLDESPEVLEKQRAIYINNANDIKGLELSPDAESIQFATNSVYATINDGKIFGAAEGIEEPLLHDICYAENTDDAEDEDEVSCEEDIMVGEINRPALLSLSGSSDDIIDLTSLPPPEGDDNEDDFLLHTLNMAIAAPPPGFRDSSDEEDSQNQATQPRDNKEQASNLGNDDIPVSLIDAVPTNTEGKCEKGLDDAVVSTLQALEALAASEEQQTNDNSGVAILRAYSPESSSDSGNETNSSEMTESSELAAAQKQSENTARMFLTTSEGYQPLVEEQTEFPIAKNQAGGPGMKPSQPLAGRQAAELQSKVVPSKQILHSDNMEMEPETMETKSVTDYFSKLHMGSLVYSCTSKRKNKMTDSEVKAPSDGNATVKKQQGTKKAEPDEDLKAKFGTLSARDGQRLSTFNVERTAFRQRWYAADDGAADKPSPETVNGKTFPRVPVLGKTETDCKDEVDPEVDQDDTSGLSQGENFLSDMTPVSSAKDLNDAEDTDLSADDHPSKLPEAEQSVARLCEYHLAKRMSSLQSEGHFSLQSSQCSSVDAGCSTGSSTCATPVESPLCTSDVKHIISDPSMKGIAYIPADERAAILPNHGTTYKDLHQQPEAVCHRMTVPVVHSAINADPLFGTLREGCHRIPKIKETTAFTEPEKGRQGGMPTAFPRQPLADSIMLSSMLSESKVPSQNQDSCDIPKVNQACGATVSLRPYDMIGGSLRMPHNRKVLRRSSSIIGGSAGIEMLFEKKAAAASLKCLDITRRDESKSERRVELPLGKKLSKSYSQSCVYVSTDRKDGKRCSGTGASQKDSKPCRTLPLRKLDTSAWRCRGPFSYCFLSRGNDDNDDEDEQDSHQLSHLFEPQIPCELAEPVGQLFSSENEQKVLESPKAAEPPQDEAVNAHEKSSADIQGGQIDVNLNDVAFDARITRINVMKEKTYAMPDGFVAAQKDANELLSLVRASMGKREDLHPETYDLKLSKYKQLLSMESRQLGSACRKMAMADKSPEEMLLAMTSSFQVLCCLTEACMRLVKVMNSETQQQEIIAKIDEVVINYICLLKAAEAVSGKTSSDPSIKLLARHSTTMAAIVSTLTRSLKMLLNK; encoded by the exons aagcTGCAAAGAGTCAATCCTCCTTACTGTTGTTCAACCTTACCCT TCTCCTAAATCAGCTTTTATTAGTGCTGCAAAAAAGGCAAGATTGAAGTCCAATCCTGTCAAAGTGCGCTTCTCAGAAGAAGTAATTATCAATGGCCAGGTGTCG GAAACAGTTAAGGACAATTCACTTCTTTTCATGCCAAATGTTCTGAAGGTGTATCTCGAAAATGGACAAACCAAATCTTTCCGTTTTGACTGCAGCACTTCAATAAAG GACGTCATCTTAACACTCCAAGAAAAGCTTTCCATCAAGTGTATTGAACACTTTTCCctgatgctggagcagagggttGAAGGATCTGGAACGAAACTCCTTTTGCTACATGAACAGGAGACTCTAACTCAG GTGACACAAAGGCCAAGCTCGCATAAGATGAGATGTCTTTTCAGGATTAGCTTTGTCCCAAAGGATCCCATTGATCTTTTGAGAAGAGATCCGGTTGCTTTTGAATATCTGTATGTACAG AGCTGTAACGACGTGGTTCAGGAAAGATTTGGACCAGAACTGAAATACGACATTGCCCTGCGGTTGGCTGCATTACAAATGTATATTGCAACTGTGACCACCAAGCAAACTCAGAAAATATCTCTCAAATATATAGA AAAAGAATGGGGATTAGAGACTTTTCTTCCATCTGCTGTGCTgcaaagcatgaaagaaaagaacataaagAAAGCACTTTCACACCTTGTCAAAGCAAATCAAAACCTAGTTCCTCCGGGTAAAAAG CTATCTGCTCTGCAAGCCAAGGTGCATTATCTAAAGTTCCTCAGTGATCTACGATTATATGGAGGGCGTGTTTTCAAGGCAACACTAGTG GGAGAAAAGCGTTCAGAAGTGACGCTGTTAGTAGGGCCGCGGTACGGAATCAGTCATGTGataaacaccaaaacaaacctgGTGGCTCTCCTGGCAGACTTCAGCCACGTGAACAGGATTGAGATGTTTACAGAAGACGAAAGCAGTGTTAGAGTTGAGCTGCATGTCTTAGATGTAAAA CCTATTACTCTGCTGATGGAGTCATCAGATGCAATGAATCTTGCTTGCCTAACAGCTGGATACTATAGACTGCTGGTTGACTCAAGGCGCTCAATATTTAACATGGccaacaagaaaaatacagggaGCCGAGAAACAG GAACTGAAAATAGAGGGAAGCATAATCTCCTTGCTTCTGAGTGGAACTGTATACCAAAAACTACCACTTTCCTGGCTGAAGGAGATCAGGAGACTCAAATGTCCTTTGCCGATCCAAAACAGAAGACTGTAGATGTTTCTGAAAGTCTGTTATGTCAAAAAGAACACAGACATCTGTACATAGAAAATACTTATAATTCAGGTGGATTTGATCAGCATCTGGCCAAGCCAAGTGACCCCACTGAAGCAGAAGAAACCAGAAATTTTAATCAGCCTTCACTGCTGTCACTCTCAGGTTTGGAATCTAGCAAGAAAGCACAGGATTCCCCCAGGGGAGCAAAAGTTTCCTTTATATTTGGAGATCACAACTTGGATGGTATCAATCCCCAGACTCTCGGTTATGAAAGGCTTTTGGATGAAAGTCCAGAAGTACTAGAAAAACAAAGAGCCATTTATATTAATAATGCCAATGACATTAAAGGCCTGGAGTTGTCACCAGATGCTGAAAGCATTCAGTTTGCTACAAATTCTGTTTATGCAACTATAAATGATGGTAAAATATTTGGAGCTGCAGAAGGGATAGAGGAGCCTTTGCTGCATGATATTTGTTATGCAGAAAACACAGATGATGCCGAAGATGAAGATGAAGTAAGCTGCGAAGAAGACATCATGGTAGGAGAAATCAATAGGCCTGCTCTTCTCAGCCTTTCTGGTTCTAGCGATGACATTATTGATCTGACTTCACTTCCACCTCCGGAAGGTGATGATAATGAAGATGATTTCCTATTGCATACCTTAAACATGGCCATTGCTGCTCCTCCACCTGGCTTCAGGGACAGTTCAGATGAGGAAGACTCTCAGAATCAAGCAACGCAGCCTAGAGACAACAAGGAGCAAGCCAGTAACCTAGGCAATGATGACATTCCAGTGTCGCTTATCGACGCTGTCCCTACTAATACAGAGGGGAAGTGTGAGAAGGGGCTAGATGATGCTGTAGTCTCTACACTTCAAGCGCTAGAAGCTTTGGCTGCTTCAGAGGAACAGCAGACGAATGACAATTCAG GTGTAGCTATCCTGCGAGCATATAGCCCTGAGTCATCTTCAGATTCTGGCAATGAAACAAATTCCTCTGAAATGACTGAAAGCTCTGAACTAGCCGCAGCACAGAAACAGTCAGAAAACACTGCACGTATGTTTTTGACCACAAGCGAAGGCTACCAACCCCTTGTGGAAGAGCAGACTGAATTTCCCATCGCTAAGAATCAGGCTGGAGGGCCAGGCATGAAGCCTTCACAGCCTTTGGCTGGTCGTCAGGCTGCAGAGCTACAGTCAAAAGTTGTGCCTTCAAAGCAGATTCTTCATTCGGATAACATGGAAATGGAGCCAGAGACCATGGAAACAAAATCTGTCACTGATTATTTTAGCAAATTGCACATGGGATCCTTGGTATATTCTTGCActagtaaaaggaaaaataagatgaCAGACAGCGAAGTAAAAGCACCCTCTGATGGCAATGCTACTGTGAAAAAACAACAGGGAACTAAAAAAGCAGAGCCTGATGAAGATCTAAAAGCTAAATTTGGAACTCTTTCAGCAAGAGACGGTCAACGCCTAAGCACTTTTAATGTGGAGAGAACTGCCTTTCGCCAAAGATGGTATGCTGCCGATGATGGGGCAGCAGATAAGCCAAGCCCAGAAACAGTGAACGGGAAGACTTTTCCAAGAGTTCCTGTCCTTGGTAAAACAGAAACTGACTGTAAGGATGAAGTAGATCCTGAGGTGGATCAGGATGATACCTCAGGGCTTAGCCAAGGTGAAAACTTTCTGTCAGATATGACTCCCGTGTCTTCAGCCAAAGACCTAAACGACGCAGAAGATACCGATTTATCTGCAGATGACCATCCTTCAAAGCTTCCAGAAGCTGAGCAGAGCGTGGCTAGACTTTGTGAATATCACTTGGCTAAGCGCATGTCATCTCTGCAAAGTGAAGGCCATTTCTCGCTGCAAAGCTCTCAGTGCTCTTCAGTGGACGCAGGATGCAGCACCGGCAGTAGCACGTGTGCTACCCCCGTTGAATCTCCTCTTTGTACCTCTGATGTTAAGCACATTATCTCTGACCCATCAATGAAGGGCATTGCCTATATTCCAGCAGATGAAAGAGCTGCCATTCTTCCAAACCATGGAACGACATACAAGGACCTGCACCAGCAGCCTGAAGCCGTGTGTCACAGAATGACGGTGCCTGTCGTGCATTCAGCAATTAATGCTGACCCGCTGTTCGGCACTTTGAGAGAAGGATGTCATCGGATCCCCAAGATAAAAGAAACTACAG CTTTCACAGAGCCTGAAAAGGGAAGACAAGGAGGCATGCCTACAGCTTTTCCTAGACAGCCTCTAGCTGACTCCATCATGCTATCATCCATGCTATCAGAATCAAAGGTGCCAAGTCAAAATCAAGACTCTTGTGACATTCCCAAAGTAAATCAGGCTTGTGGGGCAACAGTTAGTTTACGGCCATATGACATGATAGGAGGAAGCCTCAGGATGCCGCACAACAGGAAAGTGCTGAGACGCAGCAGCAGCATCATTGGAGGATCTGCAGGCATTGAGATGCTGTTTGAAAAGAAGGCAGCCGCAGCCAGCTTGAAATGCCTGGACATCACCCGAAGGGACGAATCCAAATCGGAGAGGAGGGTGGAACTCCCCCTGGGCAAAAAGCTGTCAAAAAGTTATTCCCAGAGTTGTGTGTACGTCAGCACTGATAGGAAGGACGGTAAGAGGTGTTCGGGCACAGGCGCCAGTCAGAAGGACTCCAAGCCGTGTCGAACGTTGCCCTTGCGGAAGCTGGACACCAGTGCCTGGAGGTGTCGCGGCCCCTTTAGCTATTGTTTCCTAAGCAGAGGAAACGATGACAACGATGACGAAGATGAACAAGACAGCCATCAGCTCTCACATCTCTTCGAGCCGCAGATCCCGTGTGAGCTCGCAGAACCAGTTGGTCAGttgttttccagtgaaaatgaGCAGAAAGTCTTGGAGTCCCCGAAAGCTGCTGAGCCCCCACAAGACGAGGCAGTCAACGCGCATGAGAAGAGCAGTGCTGACATCCAAGGTGGCCAAATTGATGTGAATCTCAACGATGTGGCCTTCGATGCACGAATCACGCGAATAAATGTGATGAAGGAGAAGACATATGCAATGCCTGATGGATTTGTTGCAGCACAAAAGGATGCCAATGAGCTACTCTCACTGGTCCGAGCAAGTATGGGCAAGCGAGAAGATTTACATCCAGAAACATATGACCTTAAGCTTTCTAAGTACAAACAACTGTTATCTATGGAATCGAGACAGTTGGGAAGTGCCTGCAGGAAAATGGCCATGGCTGATAAAAGCCCTGAGGAAATGCTTTTAGCTATGACTTCCAGCTTTCAAGTACTCTGTTGTTTAACAGAAGCCTGCATGCGTTTAGTTAAAGTCATGAACTCTGAAACACAGCAGCAGGAAATTATAGCTAAGATAGACGAGGTTGTAATAAACTACATTTGTCTTCTGAAGGCTGCAGAAGCAGTGTCAGGCAAGACCTCCAGTGATCCTAGCATTAAACTCTTGGCTCGACATTCGACTACCATGGCCGCTATTGTAAGCACACTAACACGTTctcttaaaatgcttttaaacaaataa
- the FRMPD4 gene encoding FERM and PDZ domain-containing protein 4 isoform X3 has protein sequence MDVYDNPLGIFTVIHHRNKSSGWPHPSGTWSLNQGTPYGWEMTANRDGRDYFINHMTQSATFEDPRIESCQITPPAPRKVEMRRDPVLGFGFVAGSEKPVVVRSVTPGGPSEGKLIPGDQIIMINDEPVSTAPRERVIDLVRSCKESILLTVVQPYPSPKSAFISAAKKARLKSNPVKVRFSEEVIINGQVSETVKDNSLLFMPNVLKVYLENGQTKSFRFDCSTSIKDVILTLQEKLSIKCIEHFSLMLEQRVEGSGTKLLLLHEQETLTQVTQRPSSHKMRCLFRISFVPKDPIDLLRRDPVAFEYLYVQSCNDVVQERFGPELKYDIALRLAALQMYIATVTTKQTQKISLKYIEKEWGLETFLPSAVLQSMKEKNIKKALSHLVKANQNLVPPGKKLSALQAKVHYLKFLSDLRLYGGRVFKATLVQGEKRSEVTLLVGPRYGISHVINTKTNLVALLADFSHVNRIEMFTEDESSVRVELHVLDVKPITLLMESSDAMNLACLTAGYYRLLVDSRRSIFNMANKKNTGSRETGTENRGKHNLLASEWNCIPKTTTFLAEGDQETQMSFADPKQKTVDVSESLLCQKEHRHLYIENTYNSGGFDQHLAKPSDPTEAEETRNFNQPSLLSLSGLESSKKAQDSPRGAKVSFIFGDHNLDGINPQTLGYERLLDESPEVLEKQRAIYINNANDIKGLELSPDAESIQFATNSVYATINDGKIFGAAEGIEEPLLHDICYAENTDDAEDEDEVSCEEDIMVGEINRPALLSLSGSSDDIIDLTSLPPPEGDDNEDDFLLHTLNMAIAAPPPGFRDSSDEEDSQNQATQPRDNKEQASNLGNDDIPVSLIDAVPTNTEGKCEKGLDDAVVSTLQALEALAASEEQQTNDNSGVAILRAYSPESSSDSGNETNSSEMTESSELAAAQKQSENTARMFLTTSEGYQPLVEEQTEFPIAKNQAGGPGMKPSQPLAGRQAAELQSKVVPSKQILHSDNMEMEPETMETKSVTDYFSKLHMGSLVYSCTSKRKNKMTDSEVKAPSDGNATVKKQQGTKKAEPDEDLKAKFGTLSARDGQRLSTFNVERTAFRQRWYAADDGAADKPSPETVNGKTFPRVPVLGKTETDCKDEVDPEVDQDDTSGLSQGENFLSDMTPVSSAKDLNDAEDTDLSADDHPSKLPEAEQSVARLCEYHLAKRMSSLQSEGHFSLQSSQCSSVDAGCSTGSSTCATPVESPLCTSDVKHIISDPSMKGIAYIPADERAAILPNHGTTYKDLHQQPEAVCHRMTVPVVHSAINADPLFGTLREGCHRIPKIKETTAFTEPEKGRQGGMPTAFPRQPLADSIMLSSMLSESKVPSQNQDSCDIPKVNQACGATVSLRPYDMIGGSLRMPHNRKVLRRSSSIIGGSAGIEMLFEKKAAAASLKCLDITRRDESKSERRVELPLGKKLSKSYSQSCVYVSTDRKDGKRCSGTGASQKDSKPCRTLPLRKLDTSAWRCRGPFSYCFLSRGNDDNDDEDEQDSHQLSHLFEPQIPCELAEPVGQLFSSENEQKVLESPKAAEPPQDEAVNAHEKSSADIQGGQIDVNLNDVAFDARITRINVMKEKTYAMPDGFVAAQKDANELLSLVRASMGKREDLHPETYDLKLSKYKQLLSMESRQLGSACRKMAMADKSPEEMLLAMTSSFQVLCCLTEACMRLVKVMNSETQQQEIIAKIDEVVINYICLLKAAEAVSGKTSSDPSIKLLARHSTTMAAIVSTLTRSLKMLLNK, from the exons aagcTGCAAAGAGTCAATCCTCCTTACTGTTGTTCAACCTTACCCT TCTCCTAAATCAGCTTTTATTAGTGCTGCAAAAAAGGCAAGATTGAAGTCCAATCCTGTCAAAGTGCGCTTCTCAGAAGAAGTAATTATCAATGGCCAGGTGTCG GAAACAGTTAAGGACAATTCACTTCTTTTCATGCCAAATGTTCTGAAGGTGTATCTCGAAAATGGACAAACCAAATCTTTCCGTTTTGACTGCAGCACTTCAATAAAG GACGTCATCTTAACACTCCAAGAAAAGCTTTCCATCAAGTGTATTGAACACTTTTCCctgatgctggagcagagggttGAAGGATCTGGAACGAAACTCCTTTTGCTACATGAACAGGAGACTCTAACTCAG GTGACACAAAGGCCAAGCTCGCATAAGATGAGATGTCTTTTCAGGATTAGCTTTGTCCCAAAGGATCCCATTGATCTTTTGAGAAGAGATCCGGTTGCTTTTGAATATCTGTATGTACAG AGCTGTAACGACGTGGTTCAGGAAAGATTTGGACCAGAACTGAAATACGACATTGCCCTGCGGTTGGCTGCATTACAAATGTATATTGCAACTGTGACCACCAAGCAAACTCAGAAAATATCTCTCAAATATATAGA AAAAGAATGGGGATTAGAGACTTTTCTTCCATCTGCTGTGCTgcaaagcatgaaagaaaagaacataaagAAAGCACTTTCACACCTTGTCAAAGCAAATCAAAACCTAGTTCCTCCGGGTAAAAAG CTATCTGCTCTGCAAGCCAAGGTGCATTATCTAAAGTTCCTCAGTGATCTACGATTATATGGAGGGCGTGTTTTCAAGGCAACACTAGTG CAGGGAGAAAAGCGTTCAGAAGTGACGCTGTTAGTAGGGCCGCGGTACGGAATCAGTCATGTGataaacaccaaaacaaacctgGTGGCTCTCCTGGCAGACTTCAGCCACGTGAACAGGATTGAGATGTTTACAGAAGACGAAAGCAGTGTTAGAGTTGAGCTGCATGTCTTAGATGTAAAA CCTATTACTCTGCTGATGGAGTCATCAGATGCAATGAATCTTGCTTGCCTAACAGCTGGATACTATAGACTGCTGGTTGACTCAAGGCGCTCAATATTTAACATGGccaacaagaaaaatacagggaGCCGAGAAACAG GAACTGAAAATAGAGGGAAGCATAATCTCCTTGCTTCTGAGTGGAACTGTATACCAAAAACTACCACTTTCCTGGCTGAAGGAGATCAGGAGACTCAAATGTCCTTTGCCGATCCAAAACAGAAGACTGTAGATGTTTCTGAAAGTCTGTTATGTCAAAAAGAACACAGACATCTGTACATAGAAAATACTTATAATTCAGGTGGATTTGATCAGCATCTGGCCAAGCCAAGTGACCCCACTGAAGCAGAAGAAACCAGAAATTTTAATCAGCCTTCACTGCTGTCACTCTCAGGTTTGGAATCTAGCAAGAAAGCACAGGATTCCCCCAGGGGAGCAAAAGTTTCCTTTATATTTGGAGATCACAACTTGGATGGTATCAATCCCCAGACTCTCGGTTATGAAAGGCTTTTGGATGAAAGTCCAGAAGTACTAGAAAAACAAAGAGCCATTTATATTAATAATGCCAATGACATTAAAGGCCTGGAGTTGTCACCAGATGCTGAAAGCATTCAGTTTGCTACAAATTCTGTTTATGCAACTATAAATGATGGTAAAATATTTGGAGCTGCAGAAGGGATAGAGGAGCCTTTGCTGCATGATATTTGTTATGCAGAAAACACAGATGATGCCGAAGATGAAGATGAAGTAAGCTGCGAAGAAGACATCATGGTAGGAGAAATCAATAGGCCTGCTCTTCTCAGCCTTTCTGGTTCTAGCGATGACATTATTGATCTGACTTCACTTCCACCTCCGGAAGGTGATGATAATGAAGATGATTTCCTATTGCATACCTTAAACATGGCCATTGCTGCTCCTCCACCTGGCTTCAGGGACAGTTCAGATGAGGAAGACTCTCAGAATCAAGCAACGCAGCCTAGAGACAACAAGGAGCAAGCCAGTAACCTAGGCAATGATGACATTCCAGTGTCGCTTATCGACGCTGTCCCTACTAATACAGAGGGGAAGTGTGAGAAGGGGCTAGATGATGCTGTAGTCTCTACACTTCAAGCGCTAGAAGCTTTGGCTGCTTCAGAGGAACAGCAGACGAATGACAATTCAG GTGTAGCTATCCTGCGAGCATATAGCCCTGAGTCATCTTCAGATTCTGGCAATGAAACAAATTCCTCTGAAATGACTGAAAGCTCTGAACTAGCCGCAGCACAGAAACAGTCAGAAAACACTGCACGTATGTTTTTGACCACAAGCGAAGGCTACCAACCCCTTGTGGAAGAGCAGACTGAATTTCCCATCGCTAAGAATCAGGCTGGAGGGCCAGGCATGAAGCCTTCACAGCCTTTGGCTGGTCGTCAGGCTGCAGAGCTACAGTCAAAAGTTGTGCCTTCAAAGCAGATTCTTCATTCGGATAACATGGAAATGGAGCCAGAGACCATGGAAACAAAATCTGTCACTGATTATTTTAGCAAATTGCACATGGGATCCTTGGTATATTCTTGCActagtaaaaggaaaaataagatgaCAGACAGCGAAGTAAAAGCACCCTCTGATGGCAATGCTACTGTGAAAAAACAACAGGGAACTAAAAAAGCAGAGCCTGATGAAGATCTAAAAGCTAAATTTGGAACTCTTTCAGCAAGAGACGGTCAACGCCTAAGCACTTTTAATGTGGAGAGAACTGCCTTTCGCCAAAGATGGTATGCTGCCGATGATGGGGCAGCAGATAAGCCAAGCCCAGAAACAGTGAACGGGAAGACTTTTCCAAGAGTTCCTGTCCTTGGTAAAACAGAAACTGACTGTAAGGATGAAGTAGATCCTGAGGTGGATCAGGATGATACCTCAGGGCTTAGCCAAGGTGAAAACTTTCTGTCAGATATGACTCCCGTGTCTTCAGCCAAAGACCTAAACGACGCAGAAGATACCGATTTATCTGCAGATGACCATCCTTCAAAGCTTCCAGAAGCTGAGCAGAGCGTGGCTAGACTTTGTGAATATCACTTGGCTAAGCGCATGTCATCTCTGCAAAGTGAAGGCCATTTCTCGCTGCAAAGCTCTCAGTGCTCTTCAGTGGACGCAGGATGCAGCACCGGCAGTAGCACGTGTGCTACCCCCGTTGAATCTCCTCTTTGTACCTCTGATGTTAAGCACATTATCTCTGACCCATCAATGAAGGGCATTGCCTATATTCCAGCAGATGAAAGAGCTGCCATTCTTCCAAACCATGGAACGACATACAAGGACCTGCACCAGCAGCCTGAAGCCGTGTGTCACAGAATGACGGTGCCTGTCGTGCATTCAGCAATTAATGCTGACCCGCTGTTCGGCACTTTGAGAGAAGGATGTCATCGGATCCCCAAGATAAAAGAAACTACAG CTTTCACAGAGCCTGAAAAGGGAAGACAAGGAGGCATGCCTACAGCTTTTCCTAGACAGCCTCTAGCTGACTCCATCATGCTATCATCCATGCTATCAGAATCAAAGGTGCCAAGTCAAAATCAAGACTCTTGTGACATTCCCAAAGTAAATCAGGCTTGTGGGGCAACAGTTAGTTTACGGCCATATGACATGATAGGAGGAAGCCTCAGGATGCCGCACAACAGGAAAGTGCTGAGACGCAGCAGCAGCATCATTGGAGGATCTGCAGGCATTGAGATGCTGTTTGAAAAGAAGGCAGCCGCAGCCAGCTTGAAATGCCTGGACATCACCCGAAGGGACGAATCCAAATCGGAGAGGAGGGTGGAACTCCCCCTGGGCAAAAAGCTGTCAAAAAGTTATTCCCAGAGTTGTGTGTACGTCAGCACTGATAGGAAGGACGGTAAGAGGTGTTCGGGCACAGGCGCCAGTCAGAAGGACTCCAAGCCGTGTCGAACGTTGCCCTTGCGGAAGCTGGACACCAGTGCCTGGAGGTGTCGCGGCCCCTTTAGCTATTGTTTCCTAAGCAGAGGAAACGATGACAACGATGACGAAGATGAACAAGACAGCCATCAGCTCTCACATCTCTTCGAGCCGCAGATCCCGTGTGAGCTCGCAGAACCAGTTGGTCAGttgttttccagtgaaaatgaGCAGAAAGTCTTGGAGTCCCCGAAAGCTGCTGAGCCCCCACAAGACGAGGCAGTCAACGCGCATGAGAAGAGCAGTGCTGACATCCAAGGTGGCCAAATTGATGTGAATCTCAACGATGTGGCCTTCGATGCACGAATCACGCGAATAAATGTGATGAAGGAGAAGACATATGCAATGCCTGATGGATTTGTTGCAGCACAAAAGGATGCCAATGAGCTACTCTCACTGGTCCGAGCAAGTATGGGCAAGCGAGAAGATTTACATCCAGAAACATATGACCTTAAGCTTTCTAAGTACAAACAACTGTTATCTATGGAATCGAGACAGTTGGGAAGTGCCTGCAGGAAAATGGCCATGGCTGATAAAAGCCCTGAGGAAATGCTTTTAGCTATGACTTCCAGCTTTCAAGTACTCTGTTGTTTAACAGAAGCCTGCATGCGTTTAGTTAAAGTCATGAACTCTGAAACACAGCAGCAGGAAATTATAGCTAAGATAGACGAGGTTGTAATAAACTACATTTGTCTTCTGAAGGCTGCAGAAGCAGTGTCAGGCAAGACCTCCAGTGATCCTAGCATTAAACTCTTGGCTCGACATTCGACTACCATGGCCGCTATTGTAAGCACACTAACACGTTctcttaaaatgcttttaaacaaataa